A genomic region of Vitis vinifera cultivar Pinot Noir 40024 chromosome 7, ASM3070453v1 contains the following coding sequences:
- the LOC100246153 gene encoding trafficking protein particle complex II-specific subunit 130 homolog isoform X2, protein MKWRVERLKDFDENAVSQNNDEVLYEVNANSENWMIVGMKRGHVSLSTKQGSRIVISILCMPLMAGYVHPPKLGLPNVDEANISCNPAGPHLVINNCNNTHFQVPILPRLKLTTIISFFYGHYGGDVR, encoded by the exons ATGAAATGGAGAGTTGAAAGGTTGAAGGATTTTGATGAGAATGCAGTTTCTCAAAACAAT GATGAGGTATTATACGAAGTCAATGCAAATTCtgagaattggatgattgtCGGGATGAAGAGAGGCCATGTATCACTCTCAACAAAGCAAG GTTCGAGGATAGTTATTTCTATTTTGTGCATGCCACTGATGGCCGGATACGTACATCCCCCAAAGCTTGGGCTTCCAAACGTAGATGAGGCAAATATAAGTTGTAACCCTGCTGGCCCCCACCTG GTCATCAATAACTGCAATAACACCCATTTCCAGGTGCCCATTCTTCCAAGGTTGAAGCTTACAACAATCATTTCATTCTTCTATGGCCACTACGGAGGTGATGTACGCTAA
- the LOC100246153 gene encoding trafficking protein particle complex II-specific subunit 130 homolog isoform X1, which yields MKWRVERLKDFDENAVSQNNDEVLYEVNANSENWMIVGMKRGHVSLSTKQGSRIVISILCMPLMAGYVHPPKLGLPNVDEANISCNPAGPHLFLQVINNCNNTHFQVPILPRLKLTTIISFFYGHYGGDVR from the exons ATGAAATGGAGAGTTGAAAGGTTGAAGGATTTTGATGAGAATGCAGTTTCTCAAAACAAT GATGAGGTATTATACGAAGTCAATGCAAATTCtgagaattggatgattgtCGGGATGAAGAGAGGCCATGTATCACTCTCAACAAAGCAAG GTTCGAGGATAGTTATTTCTATTTTGTGCATGCCACTGATGGCCGGATACGTACATCCCCCAAAGCTTGGGCTTCCAAACGTAGATGAGGCAAATATAAGTTGTAACCCTGCTGGCCCCCACCTG TTTCTCCAGGTCATCAATAACTGCAATAACACCCATTTCCAGGTGCCCATTCTTCCAAGGTTGAAGCTTACAACAATCATTTCATTCTTCTATGGCCACTACGGAGGTGATGTACGCTAA
- the LOC100246153 gene encoding trafficking protein particle complex II-specific subunit 130 homolog isoform X3, with protein sequence MKWRVERLKDFDENAVSQNNDEVLYEVNANSENWMIVGMKRGHVSLSTKQGSRIVISILCMPLMAGYVHPPKLGLPNVDEANISCNPAGPHLVPILPRLKLTTIISFFYGHYGGDVR encoded by the exons ATGAAATGGAGAGTTGAAAGGTTGAAGGATTTTGATGAGAATGCAGTTTCTCAAAACAAT GATGAGGTATTATACGAAGTCAATGCAAATTCtgagaattggatgattgtCGGGATGAAGAGAGGCCATGTATCACTCTCAACAAAGCAAG GTTCGAGGATAGTTATTTCTATTTTGTGCATGCCACTGATGGCCGGATACGTACATCCCCCAAAGCTTGGGCTTCCAAACGTAGATGAGGCAAATATAAGTTGTAACCCTGCTGGCCCCCACCTG GTGCCCATTCTTCCAAGGTTGAAGCTTACAACAATCATTTCATTCTTCTATGGCCACTACGGAGGTGATGTACGCTAA